In Candidatus Eisenbacteria bacterium, the genomic stretch TGGCGGCGAAGACTGTCGTGGGAGGAAGGACGACCAGCCAAGCCAGCAGCGTCACATTGAGGAAGTGCAGCCGAATCGGTCGGGAACGATGGTTTCGGCACGCGTCGCTCATCGGCTCCGGTCCCCTATGGGAAGTCGGCCGCGGCATGGTAGGTGGCTGGCGCCAAGGGTGTCCATGGGGGCAGCGGCCCCTGGGGCATCACAAAGAATTCACTGGCGCTATTCGGGGTTCGCGCCGATATTGCTAGCGTCTTCGGTTGCCTGTGGATGGTTGTCGACGTTCAGATTCCGCCAGAGGACTCTCTGGCGGCTTTTTGTTGGTCGGCCGCTCGCGACAGTCGAGACACGGTCATGAGGACCGGACGCGGCCGCAGCGTTGATTCGCGGCAAAAGTAAGGGTCTCGACCCTGATACAACAGGAGTTTCAAAGTGGCTAGTGGCACTGTGAAGTGGTTCAACGAGGCGAAGGGCTTTGGTTTCATTACCCAGTCGGATGGTGGCGACGACGTGTTCGTCCACTTCTCCGCGATCCAAGGCAACGGCTTCAAGACGCTTGCCGAGGGTGAGGCACTGGAGTTCGACGTGACCAAGGGCCCGAAGGGCCTGCAGGCGGCGAACGTCCGCAAGGCTTAAGCGCCCGAGGTACCACCTCGCGCCAACGAGGGCGGCGTCCGCAAGGACGCCGCCCTTGGCGTTTCTCGCTCGAGAGTGACGCCACTGGCCCGGGGCCAGTTGATCGATCTGCTCCCCGGGGCGGATCGAGCCGGAGCTGCGCCGGGCCGATAAGAAGCAGAGCGGTCGCCCGCGACGCGTTTCGGCCATGAGGTCCGCATGTCCTCCTCCCTGCTGGAGCCCGAGCCAGAGCCCACGGAGTCGTTGGACGCAGCTCCAAGCGAGCCAGCGACCGTCAGCCACGGCTTCGTGATCGGCTGGAACATCTTCCGCGTCATGGTCTGGATCATGATCGCGGTGTGGGCGAACCCGCACTTCCTCGACTACGTCGGCGGCGAGGGGATCGCACGCTGGCTGCTCCATCATCGCTGGGTACTCTGGCTGGCGGCGCCGCCTCTCGCACTGCTCGGATTGATCTCGGTGCTCGAGCTACTCAACACACCGCAGCAGCGCGCCGCCCACGACAAGCTCGCGCGCGCCATGGGCGCAACCCTCGTGACGCGACGCGGCATCGATCCCACCGACGGTCTTCCCGCAGGGCCGGGCCTTCGCGTTCCGCTTGGACGGTGGTCGATGGTGGTGGGCACGTGGAAGAGCGATGGCCACGCACGGACGGTCGCCAAGGTTGTGCTGCAGACGGAATCGGGGTTCAGCTTCGCGGCGCGCGGGGTAGACCGTGAGCCGGCGGTGATGCGCGGGCTCCACCCATGGGCACTGGGCCACGCGATGCGCCAGGTGGCCGCCCGAACGGACGACCCGCGTGCGGCGGTGGCCGCGGCCCCGTTCGCCTACCTGGCCGAGCCGCCGATCACACTCGGCAACGATGCGCTCGATCGCGCCGTCGTCCTGCGCGCGAACCACTCCGATGCCGCGCGAGCCCTTCTCATGTCCAGGACCGTGACTTCGGCCATTGGTGCGCTGAACGAGCGAACGCGGCGCTGGGACTGGACCCTTTGCCCGACCTCGACCGCCGGCCTGGCCGAGATGCGGTTGGAGTGCCCGGGGACACTGAACGACGTCGAATCACTCGCGCCAATGCAGGCGCTGATGCTGGCCGCGCTGGAGCACCTGGAGAGCAAGCGCGTCCTGGCGGGCTAGCTCGACCGCGGCGATGCCCCGCTGGCCCCGGGGCCAGCGGCGTGTGAGAGTCTGCCGGACGCTATGGCATCCCCTTCGCGTGGCTTCGAGCCGCTTTCCAGCAGTCTGATCGACGCGCTCCGGCGCGCTCGCGAGCGCTTTCCGGCGTACGTGCGCACCCGCGGCGCCGATTATTTCCACCGCCGGCGTGTCGGATCCATCGAGCTGCGGCCCGACACCATCCAGGCCAAGGTCTACGGTACCCGTACCTACAAGAGCGGCTGGCGGTGGAACGGCCACGAGGCCAATCCGCAGTGCTCGTGCCCGGTGGGTCCTTTCTGCAAACACTCCTATGCGCTTGCATTGGCCGTACTCCGCGAGCACGACCGCGGTGGCGCCGTCGAGACGACATGGACGGAGCGTCCGTCATCCAGCGTCGCGACCGAGCTGGAGGAGTGGGCGCATCGCCACACCACTCCTCCGTCGCGCAGCCTGCGCGTGGTGCTGGGCCTCGAGCATCGCGACGACGGCCCCGGCGTCGTGCTGGAGGCGCGCGTCACGAGCCCTCGCCTCAAGGACCAGACCCGTTCGCAGCAGCAGATCGCCCAGATGGCGTATGACGCGCAGGGCGGACGCCATGGGCTGTCGCCACCTCAAGCCAGGCTGGCCCGATTGCTCGCCGAACGGGTGCGCGGACTGCGGGAGCGTCACGGACACACGATCGAGGTCCCGGTGGTTGTCCTCAACCAGCTGCTCGACGCCTTCCCGAGCTCGCCTTTCGTGACCTGGGGCGCGCCGCTCGATCCGGATCTGGCCGCGCGCGCCGGCGTCGTGGCCGGAGCGCGCGCGCGCCTCGAGGACGGCCTGGTGGACGTGGCGCCGGTGTGTCAGGTGAAGGGCGAGGCCATGCGCATCTCGCTTGCCGTCCGCTGGGCCGATGGACGCCAGCGGACGCTCGACCAGGTGGTGTATCTGCAGAGCCATGACGATCTCCACCCGAGCCTGGTCCTGGCCGGCGGCGGATTCTGGCGCGTGAACGAGGAACCGCCCCGCGCTCTGCTGCTGCGCCTGGCCGGCGACGCGGGTGTCGAGGTTCCGATCAAGGGACGCGAGCGTTTCCTCGAGCTCCTGGCGGCGAGCTTCGACAGCGTGGCCGAAGCGCTGGCCCCCCTCACGAGAGTGCATCGCGCGCACCCCATCGTGGTGATGGAGCTGTCCGATTGGCTGAGCGTGCGGCTCTACGCCGCGCCCGATCCCGCGTGGCGCCCGGGCCAGGCGGGCGGCCCCGTGTTCGCGCTGGACGGCGAGGGGCGCTGGGAGCGACTCACCGAGACCGGGCACGCGGAGGACGCTCTGGTGACCATGGAGCCGGGCCGATCCACGGGACCGTCCGAGGATGGCGGAGGCGGGAGCTCTGCCGCCCTCGAGACCGGTGGCGACTGGCTGCTCGACATGCCCGATCCCGAATCGGTGCGCGTCGCGCGCGAGTGGCTGGCGTTCCTGCCGCTGGTGCCCGAGCGAAAGGGAGGCGCGCTTGCATCCGAGAGCCGCCTCACGGGGTGGATGCGGATCGACGCGCGCAGTCTGGATACGCTGGCCGAGGCCTGGGACCGACGGCCTCGGGATGTCACCTACATCGGGAACGGGCGCATGCGTGAGCTGCTGGCCGGCGCCCCCCTTCGCGCTCGGGTTCGGGTGACCGCGAGTGGTGTGGACTGGTTCTCGGTGCGCGCCGATTGGGAGGCCGAAGGACGTGCGCTCACCGAGGAGGACCTCGCCCGCTTGCGCTCGTCACGATCGCGCTTCGTGAAGCTGTCGACGGGCTGGGTGCGGCGCGAGCGCGTGGCCGAGCACGACCAAACGGCTGAGCTGCTGGCGGACATGGGCATCGAGGTCAATGCCGGCGAGCAACGACTCACGCTGTGGCAGGTCGCTCGCGCGCGGCCTGAGAGCCTGGCCGCGCTCGAATCGCTCGAAACCGACACCGCGCGGCAGATCCGGGAGCTGCGGGAGCGCGTGGGATCGTTCGCCGGATTGCCCGCGGTGCCCGTCCCCGACACCTTCCGCGGCGAGCTTCGCCACTATCAGAAGGAGGGTCTCGACTTCCTCGCCTACGTCACGGGCCTCGGCCTCGGCGCGATCCTGGCCGACGACATGGGCCTGGGAAAGACCATCCAGGCCCTGGCGTGGATCGAGCACGCGCGCCAGGCGGATCCCGCCGGCGGAGCGGTGCTGGTGGTGTGCCCGGCGTCGGTGGTGCACAACTGGATCCGCGAATCCCAGCGGTTCCTGCCACACCTCCGCGTGCTGGCGTTGACCAGCGGGCATGAACGGCACGCGCTCCGGCAGGAGATCTCGAACGTCGACCTGGTGGTCACCAACTACGCGCTGGTGCGCCGCGATCTGGCCGACTGGCGGAACGTCGCATTGCGGGCCGTGATCCTGGACGAAGCGCAGAACATCAAGAATCCCGACGCCGCGGTGAGCCGCGCCGTGCAGCAGCTCCAGTGCCGTCACCGGATGGCGTTGACCGGGACACCGCTCGAGAATCGTGCGCTCGACCTGTGGAGCATCATGCAGTTCGTGAACCCCGGATACCTCGGCAGTCGCAAGGCGTTCGTGGCCCGTTACGACGCTCCCGACGCGCCGCCCTATCGGCGACGGCTGCTGGCTGCCCGCCTGCGCCCCATGCTCCTCCGGCGGCTCAAGAGCCAGGTGGCGCTCGAGCTGCCCGATCGAATCGAGGAGCAGCGCGACTGCGAGCTGACCACGGGCCAGAGAAAGCTCTACCTGCTCGAGCTCGAGCGTGGGCGCGCGTTGATGGCCCGACTCATCACACCCAGGGAGGTGCAGCAGAGCCGGCTCGAGATCCTGAGCGTGCTCACCCGACTGCGCCAGATCTGCTGCCACCCGGCGCTGGCCGGCGGCAAACCGTCGCTCGGCTCCGGCAAGTTCGACGCGGTGTTCGAGCTGCTCGAGCCGCTGCTCGCCGAGGGCCACAAGGTGCTTCTGTTCTCGCAATTCGTGGAGTGCCTGAAGCTGCTCGACCAGGAGATGGAGGCGCGCGGCATCGGGCGTCACATGCTCACCGGCTCGACGACGCGGCGCGAAGAGGTGGTGACGGCATTCGAGTCCGATTCCGAGCCCTGCGTGTTCCTGATCTCGCTGCGGGCCGGAGGCACCGGCCTCAATCTCACGGCGGCGAGCTATGTGGTGCTGTTCGATCCCTGGTGGAACCCCGCCGTCGAAGCCCAGGCCATCGATCGCACCCACCGCATCGGTCAGACACGGACGGTGATCGCCTATCGCATGCTGGCCAGCGGAACGATCGAGGAGAAGATCTGGGAGCTGCAGCAGCGCAAGGCCGCGCTCGCCAGCGACGTGCTCGGCGAGGAGGGATTCGCCCGGACGCTCGACCGCGAGGCCTTGCAGTATTTGTTTGAGGAGGAGTGAGGGCGCGGGCTAGCGAAGGTTGGAAGCAGCGTCCGAGGGCTGCGTTTCAGCGGAGTTCTTGGCCTCCGCCCCGTTGGTGTGCGGTGGGTCGGGGGCGAAGGTGGGCGCGTTGGGCGCGGACTCGACAGGCACGGTGAGGGCGATGCCATTGCCCACGACCATCGACACCGCCCCCGGCACCACTTCGATCTCCATCACGTGCCGCTGTGGGGTGATGTTCATGTCGGAGTTGCCGGGCACCGGCTCCTCGGCGGTCATCCGCACGCGCCGCACACGATAGGTCTTGAGATCGTCGGGCGATCCCGACGACGCCGCCATGAAATGCTTCACCAGCGCGGCATCGTTCATGCCGTCGTAGATGTGCACGTCGAGCAGCCCGTCGTCCATCTTCGCCCCCGGCGCCGCGAGCATGTTGTGCGCCATCAGCGGGGCGTTCGAGACCGTGACGATACCGGTCGCGGCCTCGACGAGAGTCCCGTCCATCTCGACTTTGA encodes the following:
- a CDS encoding cold-shock protein; translated protein: MASGTVKWFNEAKGFGFITQSDGGDDVFVHFSAIQGNGFKTLAEGEALEFDVTKGPKGLQAANVRKA
- a CDS encoding DEAD/DEAH box helicase, with translation MASPSRGFEPLSSSLIDALRRARERFPAYVRTRGADYFHRRRVGSIELRPDTIQAKVYGTRTYKSGWRWNGHEANPQCSCPVGPFCKHSYALALAVLREHDRGGAVETTWTERPSSSVATELEEWAHRHTTPPSRSLRVVLGLEHRDDGPGVVLEARVTSPRLKDQTRSQQQIAQMAYDAQGGRHGLSPPQARLARLLAERVRGLRERHGHTIEVPVVVLNQLLDAFPSSPFVTWGAPLDPDLAARAGVVAGARARLEDGLVDVAPVCQVKGEAMRISLAVRWADGRQRTLDQVVYLQSHDDLHPSLVLAGGGFWRVNEEPPRALLLRLAGDAGVEVPIKGRERFLELLAASFDSVAEALAPLTRVHRAHPIVVMELSDWLSVRLYAAPDPAWRPGQAGGPVFALDGEGRWERLTETGHAEDALVTMEPGRSTGPSEDGGGGSSAALETGGDWLLDMPDPESVRVAREWLAFLPLVPERKGGALASESRLTGWMRIDARSLDTLAEAWDRRPRDVTYIGNGRMRELLAGAPLRARVRVTASGVDWFSVRADWEAEGRALTEEDLARLRSSRSRFVKLSTGWVRRERVAEHDQTAELLADMGIEVNAGEQRLTLWQVARARPESLAALESLETDTARQIRELRERVGSFAGLPAVPVPDTFRGELRHYQKEGLDFLAYVTGLGLGAILADDMGLGKTIQALAWIEHARQADPAGGAVLVVCPASVVHNWIRESQRFLPHLRVLALTSGHERHALRQEISNVDLVVTNYALVRRDLADWRNVALRAVILDEAQNIKNPDAAVSRAVQQLQCRHRMALTGTPLENRALDLWSIMQFVNPGYLGSRKAFVARYDAPDAPPYRRRLLAARLRPMLLRRLKSQVALELPDRIEEQRDCELTTGQRKLYLLELERGRALMARLITPREVQQSRLEILSVLTRLRQICCHPALAGGKPSLGSGKFDAVFELLEPLLAEGHKVLLFSQFVECLKLLDQEMEARGIGRHMLTGSTTRREEVVTAFESDSEPCVFLISLRAGGTGLNLTAASYVVLFDPWWNPAVEAQAIDRTHRIGQTRTVIAYRMLASGTIEEKIWELQQRKAALASDVLGEEGFARTLDREALQYLFEEE